Below is a genomic region from Anaerolineales bacterium.
GGCCAAAGCTCGCGAACTAATTCGGATGGCGGTGGCCCGGGTCAACCTACTCGAAGCTCTGACGACCTCGCAGGTTCCCGTCGAGCCTGCCGCTCTGGTGCTCGGTGGAGGGCTGGCCGGGATGACGGCTGCCCTGTCGCTGGCCGAGGGAGGCTTCAACGTTCACTTGGTCGAGCGCCAGCCGGTGCTGGGAGGCCATCTGCGCCAGCTGCAGGCCACCGCCTTCGGCGACGTGCAACCGCAGGTTCACTTGGCGCGCCTGATGCACAGCATCGACGACAACGAACGCATCCAGGTGCACCTCGGCCACAGGCTGGCCGCCAGCGAGGGATTCGTCGGGAAATTCACCAGCGTGCTCGAAGACGACAACGGACAGCGGATCGAGGTCCGTCACGGAGCCACCATCGTGGCCACGGGCGGCGAGGAATACCGCGGCCCCGAGTACGCCTACGGGACCAGCCCGCGCATCCTGACCGGGTTGGACTTCGAGGGCCTGCTGGGTCTGGCCGAGGACACGGTTGACGAGCCTCCGGCGGAGGTGGCCGCCGCCTGGCAGGCGCTGGGCGGACGCTTGCCGGACGAGGTGGTCTTCATTCAGTGTGTGGGGCCGGCCGAGCGCTACTGTAGTCGCATCTGCTGCATCACGGCCCTGAAGAACGCATTGCGCCTCAAGCGTCTGCGTCCCGCCGCCCGCGTCACGGTGCTGTTCAGGGACATCCGCACCTATGGCTTCAAGGAGAACCTGTACACCGAGGCCCGCCGGGCCCGGGTCACCTTCGTCCGCTACGACGAGGCCCATCCGCCGCAGGTCGAGGTCACGCCGGAGGGCTTGCGGATCGCGCTCGCCGAGTCCCAGCTGGGTCGATCGATCGTGCTTCAGCCGGACCTGTTGGTCCTGAGCACGCCGGTAGTCCCGCCGGAGGAGGCGCGCCAGGTCGCCCGCGCGCTCAAGTTGCCGCGGGACGCGGATGGATTCTTCCTCGAGGCCCATGTCAAGCTGCGCCCGGTCGATTTCGCCTCCGAGGGGTTGTTCATGGCCGGGCTGGCGCACTACCCCAAGCTGATGGATGAGACCATCATCCAGGCTCAGGCAGCCGCCGCCCGCGCCGCCCGCGTGTTGTCGCAGACCAGCCGGACGGCAGGCGGCGCGGTGGCCCAGGTCCAGCCCGAGAAGTGCGTCGGCTGTCTGACCTGTGTCCGGGTGTGCCCGTTCGATGTCCCCTCGGTTTCCGGCGAGTTTGTCGGGGTCGGTCAGATCACGGGAGCCGCCTTCATCGAACCGAGCATCTGCCGGGGGTGCGGCACCTGCGTCGCCGCCTGCCCGGCCAAAGCCATCCGCCTGGCGCACTACACCGACGACCAGATCCTGGTCAAGCTGGAAGCGATGTTTGCGGAGGTTGGCCGTGGGGACGTTTGAGCCGGAGATCGCTGCGTTCTGTTGCACCCACTGCGCCTACAATGCCGCCGACCTGGCCGGCAGCCTGCGGCTGCAATATCCTGCGGCGATCAAGGTGATTGAGGTCCCTTGCTCCGGCCGGGTCGACGTGCTCCACTTGTTGCGGGCCTTCGAGGAAGGGGTGGATGCCGCCCTCGTGGCGGGTTGACTGCCTGGCGACTGCCATTACCTGGAGGGTAATGCCAACGCCAAGCGAAGAGTAGCCTACACGCAGCAGCTGCTGCAGGCGATCGGGCTCGAGCCGCAGCGGCTGCGCATGGCCAACCTGTCGTCGGCCATGGCGCACCAGTTTGCCGAGTTCGCCACCAGCCTGACCGAGGAGGTCCAGGCGCTCGGTCCGAGCCCGCTGCGCCGGAATAGGACAAGGCACTCGGGGCCAGAAGGAACAACGGAGATCGCCGATCGATGATGATCCCGCCCACCCCCACCCCTGGGCTCCTCCCCCGACGAAGCGGGGGCGGAAACGTGTCACGCCCGGCCGCGGGGGCACGCGCAACGCCTTCCAGCGCCGATGGCGGGGATCGAACTTAAGGCCCGGGTCCAATCGCTGATGTCGGGCGGGCGGATGTGCGCCGGCCCGAGGAGGTTTGGATGATCGTTGCTGAGCAGAAACCGCTGGAGGAGATCAAAGGCCTGATCGCCGATGCCCGCAAGGTGCTGGTTGTCGGCTGCGGCACCTGCGTCACGGTGTGCTTCGCCGGAGGCGAGAAAGAAGCCGGCATCCTGGCTGCCAGCCTGCGCATGGCCAGCCGGATCGACGGCACCCCGGTGGAGGTTTCCCACGTCACCGTCCAGCGCCAGTGCGAATGGGAGTACATCGATCCCGTCGGCGAGCAGGCGCACGAGGCCGACATCGTGGTCTCGCTGGGCTGCGGCATCGGCGTACAAGCCCTGGCCGAGCGCTTTGCGGACGTGATCGTCGTTCCCGGCCTGAACACCGCCTTCCTCGGCCAGCCGACCGAGCAGGGAGTCTGGGAAGAGCGCTGTGCCGCCTGCGGTTCGTGCCTGCTCGGCCTGACCGGCGGCATTTGCCCGATCGCCCGCTGCGCCAAGCAGCTGCTGAACGGCCCATGCGGCGGCTCACAGAATGGCGAGTGCGAGATCGGCCATGACACCCCGTGCGCCTGGCAGCTGATCTACGACCGGCTGGCGGCGCAGAACCGGCTTCACCTGTTGATGGAGATCCAGCCACCCAAGGACTGGACGACGAGCCGCGATGGCGGCCCGCGCCGCATCACCCGCGAAGACCTCCGCCTGGCGGCGGAAGGCTCGGACTGAGGTCCGGAGGGACAAGATGAGCGAAGGACACCTCAACGGCTACAAGTCCGGCTCGCGACTCGAGCGCATCCTGCGGGCCGGCCACTTCGCCGTCACCGGCGAGCTCGGACCGCCGCAGAACGCCGACCCGGACGTCATCCGCAAGAAGGCCCAGCTGCTCAAGGGCGCCTGCGACGCCGCCAACATTACCGACAATCAGACGGCCATTGTCCGTATGTCCAGCATCGGGGCCGGGACGATCGCCTACCAGGAAGGGCTGGAGCCGATCATCCAGATGACCTGCCGCGACCGCAACCGCCTGGCAATACAGTCGGACCTGCTGGGGGCCTACGCCCTCGGCATGCGCAACGTGCTCTGCCTGACCGGAGATCACCAGTCGTTTGGCAACCATCCCGGCGCCAAGAACGTGCACGACCTGGATTCCATGGGGCTGATCGGGATGGTCAAGGGCCTGCGCGACCAGCGCTGCTTCCAGTGCGGTGATGAGATCAAGGGGATCGAGCCGCGCTTCTTCGTCGGGGCCGCCGAGAACCCGTTCGGCGATCCCTTCGACTGGCGGCCGCACCGGCTGGCCAAGAAGGTCGCCGCCGGCGCAGATTTCATCCAGACCCAGCTGATCTACAACATGGAGCGCTTTGCCGACTTCATGGACAAGGTGCGCAAGCTGGGCGTCCACGAGAAGGTGTATATCCTGGCCGGCATCGGCCCGCTGAAGTCACCCGGCATGGCCAAGTACATGGCCAACGAGGTCCCGGGCATGGACGTGCCCAAGATGTACATCGACCGCATGGAAGAGGCTGCCGCCGGGATCGACAAGGAGGACAAGAAGGCGCGGGCAGCCGCCTGGCGCAGAGAGGGCATCCAGGTCGCTATCGAGCTGATCCAGCAAGCTCGCCAGATTGAAGGCGTCGCGGGGGCGCACGTGATGGCCATCGAATGGGAAGAGGCCGTGAAGACGATCGTCGAGGGCGCCGGCCT
It encodes:
- a CDS encoding hydrogenase iron-sulfur subunit; this translates as MGTFEPEIAAFCCTHCAYNAADLAGSLRLQYPAAIKVIEVPCSGRVDVLHLLRAFEEGVDAALVAGULPGDCHYLEGNANAKRRVAYTQQLLQAIGLEPQRLRMANLSSAMAHQFAEFATSLTEEVQALGPSPLRRNRTRHSGPEGTTEIADR
- a CDS encoding methylenetetrahydrofolate reductase C-terminal domain-containing protein; translation: MIVAEQKPLEEIKGLIADARKVLVVGCGTCVTVCFAGGEKEAGILAASLRMASRIDGTPVEVSHVTVQRQCEWEYIDPVGEQAHEADIVVSLGCGIGVQALAERFADVIVVPGLNTAFLGQPTEQGVWEERCAACGSCLLGLTGGICPIARCAKQLLNGPCGGSQNGECEIGHDTPCAWQLIYDRLAAQNRLHLLMEIQPPKDWTTSRDGGPRRITREDLRLAAEGSD
- a CDS encoding methylenetetrahydrofolate reductase, translating into MSEGHLNGYKSGSRLERILRAGHFAVTGELGPPQNADPDVIRKKAQLLKGACDAANITDNQTAIVRMSSIGAGTIAYQEGLEPIIQMTCRDRNRLAIQSDLLGAYALGMRNVLCLTGDHQSFGNHPGAKNVHDLDSMGLIGMVKGLRDQRCFQCGDEIKGIEPRFFVGAAENPFGDPFDWRPHRLAKKVAAGADFIQTQLIYNMERFADFMDKVRKLGVHEKVYILAGIGPLKSPGMAKYMANEVPGMDVPKMYIDRMEEAAAGIDKEDKKARAAAWRREGIQVAIELIQQARQIEGVAGAHVMAIEWEEAVKTIVEGAGLLPRPEPTPLPAADAAAPAS